The Argiope bruennichi chromosome 9, qqArgBrue1.1, whole genome shotgun sequence genome contains a region encoding:
- the LOC129984508 gene encoding hornerin-like — translation MFKVILFSALLGAACATFPLTYEDIDHSNLGLIDVDEVRPHYMIPAVQSHIPIEFGENDRQVLEDDIGTPLEQLSVQAYPKHPPHYGGKTKHGNYKGSDSSADIKQKKHSYESTKVSQEEIEVKSVNNHYGSRMPQQHKSSGYSQGKRAPSKGSYGKKLEQKRDSAEPGDYSHSIGEKNEPKQTENKHYHHQQQEPVQKHVEPDFKGSSDNYGHHTHSSHAPVQQKHHDSVAQPKYSGHKSAYEGQSSYKMSPKHKQTSYQKPETHGIYREGPKKYPSNHHSYTPKTHHSVEPSRNYHHGVKSHGNYPGPQLHKDSGYKSHGGNLGYHGLNRGSNNHYNHGGSSFNGYHPGHYNQHKHSHQHSTYSSGHMTYPRGGEGPIGQSAGYKNIQSGYGIPRSNSGYHAISGPQYSSHLTPYSGSPSYHHNTHNFKKQEHYPKSIKTSGIKHHLGGSISSGYSRPTIPSGYPNSGSGHRVYTVPLIRSEHQSKKGYSQPKLSQEKHIDNDYSPKSAIGESGYHGQNSPSYHKPPTPHKPNYQVEHHPKPAYGGSDAGHHAPKEYHGIRNNYAKPSYTHNHGGSSGTFAHRPSYPKSHSVKGGFNGYKHSSSSEGNKKYLPVTASHGNNYKSGSSGSPIEQHKYEPSHIEQKDIGHEAVLGGHGGSGGISSGSGYGSNGNSHKYKQPKIEQKDIGYESHLGGHGSPSGTSSGSGYGSSEDSHKYKPSKIEQKDIGYEAHLGGHGSPSGISSGSGHGSSEYKPSKIEQKDISYEGLLGGHGGQDPAHISSGSGYGSSGNSGSHANPSSHEVYGSDDQYEMSKPMPYEFKYEIKDDEHGADQYREEKMDDNGYLTGRYGYKDPHGLYRQVEYEASKAGFKVSSIKTNEPGTENKDPADVHFEVEQNSQPHY, via the exons ATGTTTAAG gTCATTTTATTCTCGGCACTGCTAGGTGCAGCATGTGCCACATTTCCTCTCACTTATGAAGACATTGACCATAGTAATTTAGGGCTCATTGATGTCGATGAAGTAAGACCACACTATATGATTCCAGCTGTCCAGTCTCATATCCCAATTGAATTCGGTGAGAATGATAGACAAGTATTGGAAGATGACATTGGAACCCCTTTGGAGCAGTTATCTGTTCAGGCATATCCAAAACATCCACCTCATTACGGAGGTAAAACGAAACATGGTAATTATAAGGGATCAGATAGTTCTGCAGATATTAAGCAAAAGAAGCATTCGTATGAATCTACTAAGGTCTCCCAAGAAGAAATCGAGGTTAAATCTGTAAATAATCACTATGGTAGCAGAATGCCACAACAACATAAATCTAGCGGATATAGCCAAGGTAAACGCGCTCCATCCAAAGGATCATATGGAAAGAAATTAGAGCAGAAAAGAGATTCCGCTGAACCTGGAGATTATTCCCATAGCATTGGAGAGAAAAATGAACCAAAGCAGACAGAAAACAAACACTACCATCATCAACAACAAGAACCAGTTCAAAAACATGTAGAACCAGATTTTAAAGGTTCTTCTGACAATTATGGACATCACACCCACAGTTCACATGCTCCAGTTCAACAAAAGCATCATGATTCAGTAGCACAACCTAAATATTCTGGTCATAAAAGTGCTTACGAGGGTCAAAGTAGTTACAAGATGAGCCCCAAACACAAGCAAACAAGTTATCAAAAACCAGAAACACATGGAATTTATCGGGAAGGGCCTAAGAAATACCCATCCAATCATCATAGTTATACTCCTAAAACACATCACTCAGTAGAACCAAGTAGAAATTACCATCATGGTGTCAAAAGCCATGGAAATTACCCTGGCCCTCAGCTTCATAAAGATTCAGGTTATAAAAGTCACGGCGGTAATTTGGGGTATCATGGTTTAAACAGAGGAAGCAACAATCACTACAACCATGGTGGATCTAGTTTTAACGGTTATCATCCGGGACATTACAACCAACATAAACATTCGCATCAACATTCTACATATAGCTCAGGACACATGACATATCCACGAGGTGGAGAAGGACCAATTGGACAAAGTGCtggttataaaaatatacaaagtgGTTACGGAATTCCAAGAAGCAATTCTGGCTACCATGCTATTTCAGGACCCCAATATAGTTCTCATCTGACACCATATTCAGGATCTCCTAGCTACCATCATAATAcccataactttaaaaaacaggAACATTATCCCAAATCCATAAAGACAAGTGGAATTAAACATCATTTAGGAGGCAGTATCTCATCAGGCTATTCTAGACCAACAATTCCATCAGGTTATCCCAATTCCGGTTCAGGACACAGAGTTTACACTGTCCCATTGATCAGAAGCGAGCATCAATCGAAAAAGGGTTACTCACAACCAAAATTGAGTCAGGAAAAGCACATTGATAATGATTACTCTCCAAAAAGTGCAATTGGAGAATCCGGTTACCATGGACAAAATTCTCCATCTTATCATAAGCCACCAACACCGCATAAACCAAACTACCAAGTTGAACACCATCCAAAACCTGCTTATGGTGGTTCAGATGCTGGTCACCATGCACCCAAAGAATACCATGGTATAAGAAACAACTATGCCAAACCATCATATACTCATAATCATGGTGGATCTAGTGGCACATTTGCACACAGGCCCTCTTATCCCAAAAGTCATTCTGTTAAAGGAGGATTTAATGGATATAAGCATAGTTCTTCCTCAGAAGGTAATAAGAAATATTTGCCAGTAACTGCCTCACACGGAAACAATTATAAATCTGGATCTTCAGGTTCTCCCATTGAACAGCATAAATACGAGCCATCTCATATTGAGCAGAAAGATATTGGACACGAGGCAGTTCTAGGTGGTCATGGAGGCTCTGGTGGTATCTCAAGTGGATCTGGTTATGGATCGAATGGAAACTCACATAAATATAAACAACCAAAAATTGAGCAAAAAGATATAGGATACGAATCTCATTTAGGAGGACACGGTAGCCCTAGTGGTACCTCCAGCGGATCTGGTTACGGATCTAGTGAAGATTCACATAAATATAAACCATCGAAGATTGAGCAAAAAGATATAGGATATGAAGCTCATTTAGGAGGTCATGGAAGTCCTAGTGGTATCTCCAGTGGATCAGGTCACGGATCTAGTGAATATAAACCATCAAAGATTGAGCAAAAAGATATAAGCTATGAAGGCCTTCTAGGAGGACATGGGGGCCAAGATCCTGCTCATATCTCTAGTGGATCAGGATATGGTTCAAGTGGAAATTCAGGATCGCATGCAAATCCATCATCACATGAAGTATACGGTTCCGACGATCAATATGAA ATGTCCAAGCCAATGCCCTATGAATTCAAATATGAGATAAAAGATGACGAACATGGAGCTGACCAGTACAGAGAAGAGAAGATGGATGACAATGGATATCTGACCGGTAGATATGGCTATAAGGACCCTCATGGCCTGTACAGGCAGGTAGAATACGAAGCCAGTAAAGCAGGTTTCAAAGTGTCCAGTATAAAGACCAACGAACCTGGAACAGAAAACAAAGATCCTGCTGACGTCCATTTTGAAGTTGAACAGAACAGTCAGCCACATTATTAG